From Streptomyces yatensis, one genomic window encodes:
- a CDS encoding TIGR03960 family B12-binding radical SAM protein — MSVESVFPQLEALLPHVQKPIQYVGGELNSTVKPWESCDVRWSLMYPDAYEVGLPNQGVMILYEVLNEREGVLAERTYSVWPDLEELMREHKVPQFTVDSHRPVSAFDFLGVSFSTELGYTNLLTALDLAGIPLDARDRTEDHPVVVAGGHAAFNPEPIADFIDCAVIGDGEQAVLDMTAILRDWKAEGRPGGRDELLFRLARTGSVYVPKFYDVEYLADGRIARVVPNRSGVPWRVSKHTVMDLDEWPYPKQPLVPLAETVHERMSVEIFRGCTRGCRFCQAGMITRPVRERSITGIGEMVDKGLKATGFEEVGLLSLSSADHTEIGDIAKGLADRYEEDKIGLSLPSTRVDAFNIDLANELTRNGRRSGLTFAPEGGSERIRKVINKMVSEEDLIRTVATAYGNGWRQVKLYFMCGLPTETDDDVLQIADMATKVIAKGREVSGKNDIRCTVSIGGFVPKPHTPFQWAPQLSAEETDARLEKLREKIRGDKKYGRSIGFRYHDGKPGIVEGLLSRGDRRVGAVIRAVYEDGGRFDGWREHFSYDRWMECAERALPQFGLDLDWYTTRERTYEEVLPWDHLDSGLDKDWLWEDWQDSLDETEVDDCRWTPCFDCGVCPQMQTEIQIGPTGRKLLPLSVK; from the coding sequence ATGTCTGTCGAGTCGGTCTTCCCACAGCTCGAGGCCCTGCTGCCGCATGTGCAGAAGCCCATCCAGTACGTAGGTGGCGAGCTCAATTCCACTGTCAAGCCGTGGGAGAGCTGCGACGTCCGCTGGTCGCTCATGTACCCGGACGCCTACGAGGTCGGTCTCCCCAACCAAGGCGTCATGATCCTTTATGAGGTCCTCAACGAGCGCGAGGGCGTGCTCGCCGAGCGCACCTACAGCGTGTGGCCGGACCTCGAGGAGCTGATGCGCGAGCACAAGGTGCCGCAGTTCACCGTGGATTCGCACCGCCCGGTGTCCGCGTTCGACTTCCTCGGCGTCTCCTTCTCCACCGAGCTGGGGTACACCAACCTGCTCACCGCGCTCGACCTGGCGGGCATCCCGCTGGACGCCCGGGACCGCACCGAGGACCACCCCGTCGTGGTCGCGGGCGGCCACGCCGCGTTCAACCCGGAGCCGATCGCCGACTTCATCGACTGCGCGGTGATCGGCGACGGTGAGCAGGCCGTGCTCGACATGACCGCGATCCTCCGCGACTGGAAGGCCGAGGGCCGCCCGGGCGGCCGCGACGAGCTGCTCTTCCGCCTCGCCCGCACCGGCAGCGTCTACGTCCCGAAGTTCTACGACGTGGAGTACCTGGCCGACGGGCGGATCGCGCGCGTCGTGCCGAACCGCTCGGGCGTGCCGTGGCGGGTGTCCAAGCACACCGTCATGGACCTCGACGAGTGGCCCTACCCGAAGCAGCCGCTGGTGCCGCTGGCCGAGACCGTCCATGAGCGGATGTCGGTGGAGATCTTCCGCGGCTGCACCCGCGGCTGCCGCTTCTGCCAGGCGGGCATGATCACTCGCCCGGTGCGCGAGCGGTCGATCACCGGAATCGGCGAGATGGTCGACAAGGGGCTGAAGGCCACCGGCTTCGAGGAGGTCGGCCTGCTGTCGCTCTCCTCCGCCGACCACACCGAGATCGGCGACATCGCCAAGGGCCTCGCCGACCGGTACGAGGAGGACAAGATCGGCCTGTCCCTCCCGTCGACCCGGGTGGACGCCTTCAACATCGACCTCGCCAACGAGCTGACCCGCAACGGGCGCCGTTCGGGCCTCACCTTCGCCCCCGAGGGCGGCAGTGAGCGCATCCGTAAGGTCATCAACAAGATGGTCTCCGAAGAGGACCTCATCCGTACGGTGGCCACCGCGTACGGCAACGGCTGGCGGCAGGTGAAGCTGTACTTCATGTGCGGTCTGCCCACCGAGACCGACGACGATGTGCTGCAGATCGCCGACATGGCGACCAAGGTCATCGCCAAGGGCCGCGAGGTGTCCGGCAAGAACGACATCCGCTGCACCGTCTCGATCGGTGGTTTCGTCCCCAAGCCGCACACCCCCTTCCAGTGGGCCCCGCAGCTGAGCGCCGAGGAGACCGACGCCCGGCTGGAGAAGCTGCGCGAGAAGATCCGCGGCGACAAGAAGTACGGCCGCTCGATCGGCTTCCGCTACCACGACGGCAAGCCCGGCATCGTCGAGGGTCTGCTCTCGCGCGGCGACCGCCGGGTGGGCGCGGTCATCCGCGCCGTCTATGAGGATGGCGGCCGCTTCGACGGCTGGCGTGAGCACTTCTCGTACGACCGGTGGATGGAGTGCGCCGAGCGGGCCCTGCCCCAGTTCGGCCTCGACCTCGACTGGTACACCACGCGCGAGCGCACCTACGAGGAGGTCCTGCCCTGGGACCACCTCGACTCGGGCCTCGACAAGGACTGGCTGTGGGAGGACTGGCAGGACTCGCTCGACGAGACCGAGGTCGACGACTGCCGCTGGACCCCCTGCTTCGACTGCGGCGTCTGCCCGCAGATGCAGACCGAGATCCAGATCGGCCCCACCGGCCGGAAGCTGCTGCCGCTGTCGGTGAAGTAG
- the mreC gene encoding rod shape-determining protein MreC, protein MRDTRESRLLLVLLVAIAFALITVDIRGGEDSPLDGARQAAASVFGPVEDGVASAVDPVGNAVAAVRESGDRHDRVRRLEEENTKLKQKLGNDSRNRARSAELDKLLKTAGAGQYGIKGAQVIGIGAAQGFSWTVTLDIGSNDGIRRDMTVINGDGLVGRVTTVGSSTATVLLAIDPDFTVGTRMEGAGELGFATGRGDRSLHVQLLNGKARIKQGDRMVTFGSQADKPFVPGVPVGKVVRVDPTGGDLTRTLQVRPYVRFSKLDIVGVVVQPPRGNPRDTVLPPKPAKPKPTPTVTVTANPSATATSPAANRS, encoded by the coding sequence GTGAGGGACACACGAGAGAGCCGGCTGCTCCTGGTGCTGCTGGTCGCCATCGCGTTCGCGCTGATCACGGTGGATATCCGCGGCGGCGAGGACTCACCCCTCGACGGCGCCCGTCAGGCCGCCGCTTCCGTCTTCGGGCCCGTGGAGGACGGCGTCGCGTCCGCCGTCGACCCGGTCGGCAACGCCGTCGCGGCCGTACGGGAATCGGGCGACCGGCACGACCGGGTCCGCCGCCTGGAGGAAGAGAACACCAAACTCAAGCAAAAGCTCGGCAACGACTCCCGGAACCGCGCCCGCTCGGCCGAGCTCGACAAGCTGCTCAAGACCGCGGGCGCCGGCCAGTACGGCATCAAGGGCGCCCAGGTCATCGGCATCGGCGCCGCCCAGGGCTTCTCCTGGACCGTCACCCTCGACATCGGCAGCAACGACGGCATCCGCCGCGACATGACCGTCATCAACGGCGACGGGCTGGTCGGCCGGGTCACCACCGTCGGCTCCTCGACGGCGACCGTGCTGCTCGCCATCGACCCGGACTTCACCGTCGGCACCCGTATGGAGGGGGCGGGCGAGCTCGGCTTCGCCACCGGGCGCGGCGACCGCTCGCTCCATGTCCAGCTCCTCAACGGCAAGGCCCGGATCAAGCAGGGCGACCGGATGGTCACCTTCGGCTCCCAGGCGGACAAGCCGTTCGTCCCCGGAGTCCCGGTGGGCAAGGTCGTGCGCGTCGACCCCACCGGAGGGGATCTCACCCGCACGCTTCAAGTGCGCCCGTACGTGCGGTTCAGCAAGCTGGACATCGTCGGGGTCGTCGTCCAGCCGCCGCGCGGCAACCCGCGTGACACCGTGCTGCCGCCCAAGCCCGCGAAGCCCAAGCCGACGCCCACGGTCACCGTCACGGCCAACCCCTCCGCCACCGCCACGAGCCCGGCCGCCAACAGGAGCTGA
- a CDS encoding TIGR03936 family radical SAM-associated protein: MQRIRLRYTKRGRLRFTSHRDFQRAFERALRRAEVPMAYSAGFTPHPKVSYANAAPTGTGSEAEYLEIQLTEARDPEKLRALLNESLPAGLDVIESVEARTSGLADRLQASVWEIRLDQVARADAERAAAAFLEADTVEVERRTKNGLRTFDARAAVARLEVLPPRGDRPGDAGCAILRLVVRHLTPAVRPDDVLSGLRATADLAPPVPAAVTRLAQGLLDEESGTVTDPLAPDREAVQAAPTTAAELTAAMAPGGSA, from the coding sequence GTGCAGCGCATCCGTTTGCGTTACACCAAGCGCGGCCGCCTCCGGTTCACCAGCCACCGCGACTTCCAGCGCGCCTTCGAGCGGGCGCTGCGCCGCGCCGAGGTGCCGATGGCCTACTCGGCGGGCTTCACCCCGCATCCGAAGGTGTCCTACGCCAATGCCGCACCCACCGGCACCGGCAGCGAGGCGGAGTACCTGGAGATCCAGCTGACCGAGGCGCGCGACCCCGAGAAGCTCCGGGCGCTGCTCAACGAGTCGCTGCCCGCGGGGCTCGATGTGATCGAGTCCGTGGAGGCCCGCACCTCGGGGCTTGCCGACCGGCTGCAGGCCTCCGTATGGGAGATCCGGCTCGACCAGGTCGCCCGGGCGGACGCCGAGCGTGCCGCCGCCGCCTTCCTCGAGGCCGACACGGTCGAGGTGGAGCGCCGGACGAAAAACGGGTTGCGAACCTTCGACGCCCGTGCGGCGGTGGCCCGGCTGGAGGTGCTTCCGCCCCGGGGCGATAGGCCCGGAGACGCTGGCTGTGCGATACTGCGGCTGGTGGTACGGCATCTGACACCTGCCGTGCGACCCGACGACGTCCTGTCCGGTCTCCGCGCTACGGCCGACCTGGCGCCGCCGGTCCCCGCAGCGGTGACCAGGCTGGCGCAGGGGCTGCTCGATGAGGAGTCCGGCACGGTGACCGACCCGCTCGCGCCCGATCGCGAGGCAGTTCAGGCCGCCCCAACCACGGCCGCCGAGCTGACCGCCGCGATGGCGCCGGGAGGTTCCGCGTAG
- a CDS encoding CYTH and CHAD domain-containing protein, whose product MVDTKQEIERKYEATAEEAGPSGRPDLPGLPELTGAGPVATVVSRGVATLEATYYDTPGRRLLADGITLRHRTGGADEGWHLKLPVGQDTREELQAPLGTEVPAEMAALLRSRVRHDPLRPLAHLHTERDRKDLVDADGTVLAEVAVDRVTARRLAPEESEPVRWTEVEVELAEGRGHDQRLLDAVEGRLRDGGLHRADSPSKLAKALAETEKVAVAVETGGGGPGRSAKPGKPAKSARQVEEAASAVRRPLGADDVVLDYVRRQIDAMVRLDPAVRRDLPDAVHRMRVATRRLRSAFRSYRKVLDRTVTDPIGDELKWLAGELGLERDREVLTEHLEGRLAELPDDLRLGPVPARLQHWSQGRREGARAAVLGALDSERYLTLLDTLDALVAAPPLRPAAAKPAAPVVVGAVLRDYERLATRMTTALETPPGTDRDVAVHQARKAAKRVRYAAETARPALGKPAKKFARRMQAVQDVLGDHQDSVVVREALQALATQAHGAGESDFTFGLLYGREEARAAARERELPGLWADVSRKKHRAALEA is encoded by the coding sequence ATGGTGGACACGAAGCAGGAGATAGAACGCAAGTACGAGGCCACCGCCGAAGAAGCCGGTCCGTCCGGGCGACCCGACCTGCCGGGTCTGCCCGAACTGACCGGGGCGGGTCCGGTCGCGACCGTGGTGAGCCGCGGTGTCGCGACCCTGGAGGCCACCTACTACGACACCCCCGGGCGACGGCTGCTGGCCGACGGCATCACCCTGCGCCACCGCACCGGCGGCGCCGACGAGGGCTGGCATCTGAAGCTGCCCGTCGGCCAGGACACCCGCGAGGAGCTGCAGGCGCCGCTCGGTACCGAGGTGCCCGCCGAGATGGCCGCGCTGCTGCGCTCGCGGGTCCGCCACGATCCGCTGCGCCCGCTCGCCCATCTGCACACCGAGCGGGACCGCAAGGACCTGGTGGACGCCGATGGCACCGTGCTCGCCGAGGTGGCCGTCGACCGCGTGACGGCCCGGCGGCTGGCGCCGGAGGAGAGCGAGCCGGTGCGGTGGACCGAGGTCGAGGTCGAGCTCGCCGAGGGCCGGGGCCACGATCAGCGGCTGCTCGACGCGGTCGAGGGGCGGCTGCGCGACGGCGGTCTGCACCGCGCCGACAGCCCCTCCAAGCTCGCCAAGGCCCTGGCCGAGACGGAGAAGGTCGCGGTCGCGGTCGAGACCGGCGGAGGCGGGCCCGGCCGGTCCGCCAAGCCCGGGAAGCCCGCGAAGAGCGCCCGTCAGGTCGAGGAGGCCGCGTCGGCGGTCCGGCGGCCGCTCGGCGCCGACGATGTCGTCCTGGACTACGTACGCCGTCAGATCGACGCCATGGTGCGGCTCGACCCCGCCGTGCGCAGGGACCTGCCGGACGCGGTGCACCGGATGCGGGTCGCCACCCGCCGGCTGCGCAGCGCCTTCCGCTCCTACCGCAAGGTCCTGGACCGTACGGTGACCGATCCGATCGGCGACGAGCTGAAGTGGCTGGCCGGTGAGCTCGGCCTGGAGCGCGACCGCGAGGTGCTCACCGAGCACCTCGAAGGCCGTCTCGCCGAGCTGCCGGACGACCTCCGGCTCGGCCCGGTGCCGGCCCGGCTGCAGCACTGGTCGCAGGGGCGGCGCGAGGGCGCCCGCGCGGCCGTCCTGGGCGCGCTGGACAGCGAGCGCTATCTCACGCTCCTGGACACCCTCGACGCCCTGGTGGCCGCTCCGCCGCTGCGCCCCGCCGCCGCGAAGCCGGCCGCGCCGGTGGTCGTGGGGGCCGTGCTGCGCGACTACGAGCGGCTCGCCACCCGTATGACCACCGCCCTGGAGACGCCGCCGGGGACGGACCGCGACGTCGCCGTCCATCAGGCCCGTAAGGCCGCCAAGCGCGTCCGCTACGCCGCCGAGACGGCCCGGCCCGCGCTCGGCAAGCCCGCCAAGAAGTTCGCCCGCCGTATGCAGGCCGTACAGGACGTGCTCGGCGACCACCAGGACAGCGTCGTCGTGCGCGAGGCGCTGCAGGCGCTGGCCACCCAGGCCCATGGCGCGGGGGAGAGCGACTTCACCTTCGGCCTGCTGTACGGCAGGGAGGAGGCGCGGGCCGCCGCCCGCGAGCGCGAGCTGCCCGGTCTGTGGGCCGATGTCTCCCGCAAGAAGCACCGGGCGGCCCTGGAGGCATAG
- the mreD gene encoding rod shape-determining protein MreD has translation MHLNRIVLSTCLVVFALVVQICVLARLQLPGAVPDLLLLVVLGLALVYGHTGGALIGFAAGLLADLAPPADHAVGRYALVLCVIGYLAGLAKPESGQLRSATGPMLVVVAAAIGATLLYAGVGILVGDDAARQVGLGKLLFTAALYDLLLAPFTVPLIMGLARRGENDPMADSAGGGGESPSRWISTAGGVSTGRIGRMSRLRRPGRAARIGSQRGGLLARTGKNRTARIKGVKRL, from the coding sequence CTGCACCTCAACCGGATCGTCCTGTCGACCTGCCTGGTGGTCTTCGCCCTCGTCGTCCAGATCTGCGTGCTGGCCCGGCTCCAACTGCCCGGCGCCGTCCCGGACCTGCTGCTGCTCGTCGTGCTCGGCCTCGCGCTCGTCTACGGCCACACCGGCGGTGCGCTCATCGGCTTCGCCGCGGGCCTGCTCGCCGACCTCGCCCCGCCCGCCGACCACGCGGTCGGCCGCTATGCCCTGGTGCTCTGTGTCATCGGCTATCTGGCGGGGCTCGCCAAGCCGGAGTCCGGCCAGCTCAGGTCGGCCACCGGGCCGATGCTGGTGGTCGTGGCGGCCGCCATCGGCGCCACGCTGCTGTACGCCGGGGTCGGCATCCTCGTCGGCGACGACGCGGCCCGTCAGGTGGGCCTGGGCAAGCTGCTGTTCACCGCGGCCCTCTACGACCTGCTGCTGGCGCCCTTCACGGTGCCGCTGATCATGGGGCTCGCCAGACGGGGTGAGAACGATCCGATGGCCGACAGCGCGGGCGGCGGCGGTGAGAGCCCGTCCCGCTGGATCAGCACGGCGGGTGGCGTCAGCACCGGCCGGATCGGCCGGATGAGCCGGCTGAGGCGTCCGGGCCGGGCGGCCCGGATCGGCAGCCAGCGCGGCGGGCTGCTGGCCCGCACCGGGAAGAACAGGACGGCTCGCATCAAGGGGGTCAAGCGCCTGTGA
- the mrdA gene encoding penicillin-binding protein 2, with protein MSNIPETGRTPRVTIRLVGLQILVFSLLLTLGGRLWYLQIRNGDEYTAEAANNHVQQVVHPAVRGSILDARGVPLADNETRLVVSASRTELMKMPDDGKAALTRLADVLGMKPKDVMDKVRLCDAKTPQPCWNGSPYQPIPITDEASAKQALQIREREEDFPGISAEPTAVRRYAAPAGSNAAQVLGYLSPVTDEQVKEAEHTKSPLLRSDQVGSNGLERQYDSELRGKAGVTRYEVDNLGRVIGQRESQRARPGDNVVTSIDSRVQSVAEKELEQAMRDARKQHDRNTGTNYKADSGAVVVMEAKTGRVVAMASNPTYDPNAWVGGISGKDYKQLTGKKSNYPLLNRAIQGQAAPGSIFKVVPTTAAINAGYSFNGPYPCTSSFNIGSQVFKNFESENYGGISLGRALEVSCDTVFYHLAYEQWKKDGGNKPKKKPGDWFYRTAHQFGLGKETGIDLPNEVTGRVPDRQWKKDYWKANKDAWCKTGKKDGNYGQRIAYENCLEGMKMRAGDSVNYSIGQGDTLVTPIQMATIYSAISNGGTLYNPTIGKAIVSPDGKDVREIKPESHGKLPMKGQTRDKIDSALAGVATRGTAAWRFQGWPQDKIPMHAKTGTAEVYGKQTTSWFATYTKDYSIVMTISQGGTGSGASGPAVRKIYNALYGVDAKGGIDKKKALLPQPQPNLPKISSDGSIEPQPLGKQFEAASRERRRGGDS; from the coding sequence ATGAGTAATATCCCCGAGACCGGACGGACCCCCCGGGTCACCATCCGGCTCGTCGGCCTCCAGATCCTGGTCTTCTCGCTGCTGCTGACCCTCGGCGGGCGCCTGTGGTACCTGCAGATCCGCAACGGCGACGAGTACACCGCCGAAGCCGCCAACAACCACGTCCAGCAGGTCGTCCACCCCGCCGTGCGCGGCTCCATACTGGACGCCCGCGGGGTGCCGCTCGCCGACAACGAGACCCGTCTGGTCGTCTCCGCCAGCCGCACCGAGCTGATGAAGATGCCGGACGACGGCAAGGCCGCCCTCACCCGCCTGGCCGACGTCCTGGGCATGAAGCCCAAGGACGTCATGGACAAGGTCCGGCTGTGCGACGCCAAGACCCCGCAGCCGTGCTGGAACGGCTCCCCGTACCAGCCCATCCCGATCACGGACGAGGCCAGTGCCAAGCAGGCGCTGCAGATCCGCGAGCGCGAAGAGGACTTCCCCGGCATCAGCGCCGAGCCCACCGCCGTGCGCCGCTACGCCGCTCCGGCCGGTTCCAACGCCGCCCAGGTGCTCGGCTATCTCTCCCCGGTCACCGATGAGCAGGTGAAGGAGGCCGAGCACACCAAGTCGCCGCTGCTCCGCTCGGACCAGGTCGGCAGCAACGGCCTCGAGCGCCAGTACGACAGCGAGCTGCGCGGCAAGGCCGGGGTGACCCGCTATGAGGTCGACAACCTCGGCCGTGTCATCGGTCAGCGGGAGAGCCAGCGGGCCCGTCCCGGCGACAACGTCGTCACCAGCATCGACTCGCGCGTCCAGTCGGTCGCGGAGAAGGAGCTGGAGCAGGCGATGCGGGACGCCCGCAAGCAGCACGACCGGAACACCGGCACCAACTACAAGGCGGACTCCGGCGCGGTCGTGGTCATGGAGGCCAAGACCGGCCGGGTGGTGGCCATGGCGTCCAACCCGACGTACGACCCCAACGCCTGGGTCGGCGGCATCTCCGGCAAGGACTACAAGCAGCTCACCGGCAAGAAGTCCAACTACCCGCTGCTCAACCGGGCGATCCAGGGCCAGGCGGCCCCCGGCTCGATCTTCAAGGTCGTCCCGACGACCGCCGCGATCAACGCCGGCTACTCCTTCAACGGACCGTATCCCTGCACCAGCTCGTTCAACATCGGCAGCCAGGTCTTCAAGAACTTCGAGTCCGAGAACTACGGCGGGATCAGCCTCGGCCGCGCGCTGGAGGTCTCCTGCGACACCGTCTTCTACCACCTGGCCTACGAGCAGTGGAAGAAGGACGGCGGCAACAAGCCCAAGAAGAAGCCGGGGGACTGGTTCTACCGGACCGCCCACCAGTTCGGCCTCGGTAAGGAGACCGGCATCGACCTCCCCAACGAGGTCACCGGCCGGGTCCCGGACCGCCAGTGGAAGAAGGACTACTGGAAGGCCAACAAGGACGCCTGGTGCAAGACCGGTAAGAAGGACGGGAACTACGGCCAGCGGATCGCCTACGAGAACTGCCTCGAGGGCATGAAGATGCGCGCCGGTGACTCCGTGAACTACTCCATCGGCCAGGGCGACACCCTCGTCACCCCGATCCAGATGGCCACCATCTACTCGGCCATCAGCAACGGCGGAACGCTCTACAACCCCACCATCGGCAAGGCGATCGTCAGCCCCGACGGCAAGGACGTCCGGGAGATCAAGCCGGAGTCGCACGGCAAGCTGCCGATGAAGGGCCAGACCCGCGACAAGATCGACAGCGCGCTCGCGGGCGTCGCCACCCGGGGCACCGCCGCCTGGCGGTTCCAGGGCTGGCCGCAGGACAAGATCCCGATGCACGCCAAGACCGGTACCGCGGAGGTCTACGGCAAGCAGACCACCTCGTGGTTCGCGACGTACACCAAGGACTACTCGATCGTCATGACGATCTCCCAGGGCGGTACCGGCTCCGGCGCCTCAGGCCCGGCCGTGCGCAAGATCTACAACGCGCTGTACGGGGTCGACGCCAAGGGCGGCATCGACAAGAAGAAGGCGCTGCTGCCCCAGCCGCAGCCCAACCTGCCGAAGATCTCCTCGGACGGCTCCATCGAGCCCCAGCCCCTGGGCAAGCAGTTCGAGGCGGCTTCCCGTGAGCGGCGGCGGGGAGGGGATTCGTGA
- the rodA gene encoding rod shape-determining protein RodA, protein MARDSLVRRLDWVLLLTALALSAIGAALVYSATRNRTELNQGDPYYFLVRHALNTGIGLLLAIGTVWLGHRTLRGAVPVLYGLSVVLVLAVLTPLGSTINGAHAWIVVGGGFSLQPGEFAKITIILGMAMLLAARVDAGDRLNPDHRTVVQSLGLAALPIAIVLLMPDLGSVMVMAVIVLAVLLASGASNRWIAGLILTAVVGALLIWQLHVLDQYQIDRFAAFANPALDPAGVGYNTNQARIAIGSGGLTGKGLFHGTQTTGQFVPEQQTDFVFTVAGEELGFLGAGLIIVLLGVVLWRACRIARDTTELYGTVVAAGIIAWFAFQSFENIGMTLGIMPVAGLPLPFVSYGGTSMFAVWIAIGLLQSIRVQRPVSA, encoded by the coding sequence ATGGCGCGCGACTCCCTCGTGCGCCGCCTCGACTGGGTGCTGCTGCTCACCGCGCTGGCCCTGTCCGCGATCGGCGCGGCGCTCGTCTACTCCGCCACCCGCAACCGCACCGAGCTCAACCAGGGCGATCCGTACTACTTCCTGGTCCGGCACGCCCTCAACACCGGCATCGGGCTGCTGCTCGCCATCGGCACCGTCTGGCTGGGCCATCGCACCCTGCGCGGCGCGGTCCCGGTCCTCTACGGCCTGTCGGTCGTCCTCGTCCTCGCCGTGCTCACCCCGCTGGGCTCGACGATCAACGGGGCGCACGCATGGATCGTGGTCGGCGGCGGATTCTCCCTGCAGCCGGGTGAGTTCGCCAAGATCACGATCATCCTGGGCATGGCGATGCTGCTGGCCGCGCGCGTGGACGCGGGTGACCGGCTCAACCCCGACCACCGCACCGTCGTCCAGTCGCTCGGCCTGGCCGCACTGCCCATCGCGATCGTGCTGCTGATGCCGGACCTCGGCTCGGTGATGGTCATGGCGGTGATCGTGCTCGCTGTGCTGCTCGCCTCCGGCGCGTCCAACCGCTGGATCGCCGGGCTGATCCTGACGGCCGTGGTCGGCGCGCTGCTCATCTGGCAGCTGCACGTCCTCGACCAGTACCAGATCGACCGCTTCGCCGCGTTCGCCAACCCCGCGCTCGACCCGGCCGGGGTCGGCTACAACACCAATCAGGCGCGGATCGCGATCGGCTCGGGCGGTCTCACCGGTAAGGGGCTCTTCCACGGCACCCAGACCACCGGTCAGTTCGTCCCCGAGCAGCAGACCGACTTCGTCTTCACGGTCGCGGGGGAGGAGCTCGGCTTCCTCGGCGCGGGCCTGATCATCGTGCTGCTGGGGGTCGTGCTGTGGCGCGCCTGCCGGATCGCGCGCGACACCACGGAGCTGTACGGGACCGTCGTCGCGGCCGGGATCATCGCCTGGTTCGCCTTCCAGTCGTTCGAGAACATCGGGATGACGCTGGGCATCATGCCGGTGGCCGGTCTGCCGCTGCCGTTCGTCTCCTACGGCGGAACCTCGATGTTCGCCGTCTGGATCGCGATCGGGCTGCTGCAGTCCATCCGGGTGCAGAGGCCCGTCTCCGCTTAG